The following are from one region of the Acidobacteriota bacterium genome:
- a CDS encoding esterase family protein codes for MAGNLRLHELRSRIFRNTRTVRVWLPPDYDGLGRTRYPVLYLNDGQNLFDPSTAFAGVDWGVGATAERLINADKVPPMIIVGIDNTGKDRVREYIPYRSQDPRVLGPRGKRYPEFLLREVMPMIEKYYSVAKGPEHTGLGGSSLGGLITLYTQLASPGVFGRLLIESPSLWVANRRILEECRNFRDWPYRIYLGMGTQEVGNPAKDERVVNDVQELQSILLSAKLGKARLKVVVQEGGLHNEATWGTRFAEALSFLFGA; via the coding sequence ATGGCTGGAAATTTGCGCCTGCATGAATTGCGGAGCCGGATTTTCAGGAATACGCGGACGGTGCGGGTGTGGTTGCCTCCGGACTATGACGGCTTGGGTAGGACGCGCTATCCAGTGCTGTACTTGAACGATGGGCAAAATCTATTTGATCCGTCGACGGCCTTCGCGGGAGTGGACTGGGGTGTGGGAGCGACCGCGGAACGGCTGATCAATGCGGATAAGGTTCCGCCGATGATCATCGTCGGCATCGACAACACGGGGAAAGACCGGGTGCGCGAATATATCCCGTACCGATCGCAGGACCCGCGCGTGCTTGGACCCCGGGGAAAGCGCTATCCCGAGTTTCTCCTGCGCGAAGTGATGCCCATGATCGAGAAGTATTATTCCGTCGCCAAGGGACCGGAACATACGGGGCTAGGTGGATCATCTCTCGGTGGGCTGATCACGCTGTACACACAGTTAGCATCCCCGGGAGTCTTTGGGAGGCTGCTGATTGAGAGTCCATCGTTGTGGGTTGCCAACCGGAGGATCCTTGAAGAGTGCAGGAACTTCCGGGATTGGCCCTACCGGATTTATCTTGGGATGGGCACACAGGAAGTCGGAAACCCTGCGAAGGATGAAAGGGTCGTCAACGATGTGCAAGAGTTGCAGAGCATCCTGCTATCCGCGAAGCTGGGCAAGGCGCGCCTGAAAGTGGTGGTGCAAGAAGGGGGCTTGCACAACGAGGCGACCTGGGGCACGCGCTTTGCGGAAGCTCTGTCATTCCTTTTTGGAGCGTGA